CCAGGACTCCCAGCCCGCCGCTATACGTCGGTATCTTGGGATGCATACCTATCTCCATGCTAAAAAGCGCAATATGAAAATACTCCTCCATAAGTGAGTGGTTCACTCGCTCCATCTCCGCTCCATCTCCCTATTCAGATTTAGTTATAGAGTTATGTTATATATACGTACGCCGCTCATCTGTAAAGGCATACGCGTGTAATGGTGGATTATTGCTCCAAGAATTCAAAAAGAGAGAAAAGACTCACAAGATCCTGTAGCACGAGTTCACGCATTCTCGCATGCGATTAGCATCTACCACCCGCCAGCCAATGTGTAACTAACCTTTTACGTACGGCTCACGGGCAGGCAGGTTTCTCTGATGATCTCAATCAGGCCTTTAAAAAGGCGTTGCAGCCAGCCGTCGCTTCCCATTGCTCCAGATCCTTATTCTTCCGCTTCGGGTGAGCGTCAACGACAGCGCTGTTCGGCTCCCTTACAAATTTCAGTGTGAGAACCAGACCGATGAGGAGGATGAACGAGCAGATAATGAAAGAGCGCTGGAATCCGATGGAATCAGCCAAAAAGCCGCCTAAAAAAGGGCCTATTGCCCAGCCGAGATACCATGCCTGGTTGTATAGTCCCATGTACTCGCCCCGCTCCTTCTCCTTTGCCATATCAGCAACAAGCGCGGGAGTTACCACGCTGAAGGCCGCCCACATTGCCCCACCTAGGATCTCAAGGGTGAGAATGCAGAATAATGACCGGAAGAGCGAATATAAGAAGAATACTAAGGAGAAAGAAGCTATTGCAAGGAGTATAATCGGCTTTCTCCCCACTCTATCGGATAATTTCCCGAAAACGGGCGAGAACACGATCCCGGAAAGGGAACTTACCATGTAAATGATCCCAATTTGTGTCCTTGATATGCCTAATTCGAACAGGTAGAGCGAAAAAACAGAGTAGATCATGCCGGAGCAGATCATGAATGGCATTAACGCTACGCACAGTATATACAGCTTCTTCATCTTCCATCGCCATCCTACTACGGTTCATTCCAGATACTCTTCCCTACCTCGGTTCACGATCTCTTGATCGTTATTTTACTTATAATAAGGGCATCAGGTAGATAAAAACGTTGAGAAGGGTGAGCGGGATGCCTATCCGTGCAAACTCGAGAAATGTCAAGGTCTCGCCTCGCTTCTCTGCATTCTGGATGATGATAACATTCGATGCCGCGCCTAAAATGAGCATGTTACCCGCAATGGTGCTGCCTGCGGCTAGCGCCATCAGCTCTTCCGTTGAGGCGCCGGCGTGTAGTAACAAAGGAAGATAAAGGGCGACCAGCGGCACATTGGAGATGAGTTGAGAGAGGAGAACGCTTATCAGAAGTATTACCGGAATTGCCGTGATATCGAGATCGAGCATGATCGACTGAAAGAAACCGGTCTCCCATACACTTTGCATTACAATGAACATCGCAGCGAAAAAGATAAGTGTATGCCAGTCCATATTACGCAGTATCCGCAGCCGTTTCTCGCTCGTCAACACGGGAACTGCGGCAATCAAAGCGATATACGTTAACCGGAAATCCACCGGAGCATTCACAAATACCAGCCCTATCTTGGCGATTATCAAACTTATAAGCAGGAATAGCGAGAGTTGGCATAACCTGGCGAGTTTGTGGTCTTTAACTGCATCTGGAGCGTTTACCGGGAGGGATATTCTGCTCAAGTCGCTACGGTAGAACCATTTCACTACAAGAAACGCTAAAAAGAGATTTATAAGCGTGGGCACCGCCAGATATCTGAAGAACGTGACGAATGGATTGGGAATAGTAACCGCGATCAGCAGGTTTTGCGGATTCCCTATCGGGCTCATCACGCTGCCGATGGTTATGGCAAACGCAAGTGCCAGAAGCAACGGTCGCGGTGAAAGGTGGTGCTTTTTGGCAAGGAACAAAATGACGGGCGTGCCTATAATCGCCATGGTGTCATTCATTAACAGTGTGGAAAGCATACCGAAACCAAACAGAATGGCCAAAACGAGTTGGTCTGCTGATTTAGCCTTTCCAAACAATGCATGTGCGATCTGCGATAAGTACCCGCTTTCTTCCAATGCTTGCCCGACTGTGAACATGCCAAATAAAAACAACATGACCTCGGGGTTTATCGCTTTCAATGCTTCACGTGGTGTGATTTGTCCCGTTAACAGGACTATAATCGCGCCAAGGAGCATTATCTGCCATATTTGAAGTCTGATGGTGCCGATCTTCCGTATCGCAATCAGGATAAAAACGATGAGCAGTGTGAGGAGTGCGATCATAAACGGTAACCTTTCTCATTCCTTCTTCAGAATGAAGTAATGATTCCCCAACTCGCCACAGATGGGTGAATCGAGAGGAATGCGTTCATAGCTCTGATTATAGATCGCCTTAAGCACGAATCCCCCCGCTCGGCTCAATCGTTTAAAGTCCTCAAAGTACCAAAGTCGCAAGATATGGGGTTCGATGAACATAAACGTCTTGCCATTTCTGCCATCTTTTATCTGCATCTTGCAAATATTGTACTTCCGCTTATTTGCACCATCATATCGCTCTGTATGCCACGTCGTTTGGACGGTAACGCCGTCTCGTTCGGCAATCCAGGTATCATCGGCCTTTTCCTTTGTTGCTGGTTTTTCCGGAGCGCAGGAGAGCTCAACAATGTAGAGCCCCCCTTTTCGAAGTGAATACGCCATCGCTTTGAAATGCTTCAGAATATCCCTGTCTGAGAGGAGATAGCCAATGGTATTCAAGAGATTTATCGCAGCATCGAAGGTGTGTTTACATTTCATGGTTCTCATATCTCCCTGTGTGACGTCTGCAACGTGAGAGAGTCCTGCGCGCTCTAGCTTATCCCTGGTGTATGCAACCATCCCTTCACTTATGTCGTAGCCGAGGACGTGATAGCCGGATCGCGCCAGTGGTAGCAAGAGACGCCCACTACCACAAGCAGGCTCTAAGATACGCCTCACGTCAAAATCAGCGTACGTGCCGAAGCAGTTTGCGAAAAATTGTATCTCCCCAGAAAGGTCGTAAGAAAACGCGATATCGTAATAGTCGGGGAGATAATATAACTTTTTATCCATTTTAATCCCCCCACCGGTGTTCAGCGAACGATATAGTATCGTGCGGTCTTTTCTCCCGCTTTCCGCTTCACTAATTTCTTCTTCGTTAGCTCAGTTATGCTGTTTGCAACGGTACCCTTTGGAATCTTCGCTTCCCTTACTATATCTTCCATGCCCTTTGCCTTTTCTTCGCCTTGCGTACCCAGCTTTATCATCGCTTCGTACACCTTTTTTGTGTTACCTGTCAGCTCTTCGGTCATTTTGTCACCTTCTGATTTTGAGTTGTATACGCCTTCTCCCTATTTAAATATTTAGCAACTCAAATCCGCTCTTTTCTCAAATTGAGCGGTGATGCGTCAGGAGAGCTCTCATACTCCGCTTTCTGGTGTTTCGCTATTATTTCCCGCTACTTTATCCTCTTTGTGGGTGTGTAGACGTGCTTCAGCGGCTTTCAAGATGGCTTCCAGCATCCCTGTGTAGGACATAGCTGTAATAGCGGCCATCTTTGCGAGATGCCCATCCCAGCACCAGCCAGGATTGGGATTGACTTCCAAGAGCTTGGGATTGCCCTGTACATCCAGGCGCCAGTCGAATCGAGCGTAATCCCGGCAATCCAGTCGTTCAAAGAGTTTCAAGCACCACTCCACGAGTTTCCGCTCCACCGCTTCGGGGAGTTCCGCGTGAATAGAGTGGATTTTAAAATAGGGTGAATCGGGGAGCCACTTCGCTTCGTAGCCACAGATCCGCGGCAGTCCTTCCGGGAGTGATGAGTAATCCTCTTCGATAATCGGAAGAACTGTGTACGATTCAGGGGGGTTACCGATAATACCCACGCTCAAGTCCTTCCCGCTCAAAAATTCCTCCACAAGTATCGGCTTGTCATAGCCGAATTTCTCTCGAATCTCTGAAATTGCGTTCGTCAGCTCCTCCGGATTGTAGGCCACACTTCGCTGTGTTATACCGAAGCTGGAATCGCCGAAGTTCGGCTTTACCAGTACCGGGAAGTCAAACTGCAATTCGAAGGTACTATCTTCAGGTTTGATGAAGATCGCTTCTGGTACGGGGATCGCGATCTCTTTTGCGATGCCGCGCACCAGCGATTTATCGAAGCAGAATGCAAGACATTGCGGACCCGAACCGGTATAAGGAATGCCGAGCATTTCCAGAATCGCAGGAACATGCAATTCCTTCTTCGCATCGTTTAGATAGCCTTCGTCGCAGAGATTGAATACGAAATCTATCTTTGATTCCTTCCTGACCAAATCCTGAATAAGCGTGGTATGATTGTAAAGATACGTGAATCGGAAATCGTTCAATTCACGCAACGCTCCTTTCAATTGGTCAATGGTATATAAATCGTCGTCATCAAAGATGCAGCAGGGCTTGACGCAGTCGGGTTTGTTGGGGTCGCCCAGGATTACCGCGACGTTCTTCTGCCTGACGCTCTTTCGTTTCTTGACAGGCGTCCACTCCTTTCTGACTAGTGCGGTAACCAGAATGCGCTTTTCCATCATACCGAGGTCTTGATTACGCTGTGAATAGGACAGGATCTCGCCATGGGCCGCGACCTCGTTAAAGCCCGCGGTCTTTAAAAGCTCGTAGAGGTTCTCCCGCGTGTAAAGTCGTTCTGCATAGAGTTGATCTACAATCACGCCTTTGGTAACGTGCGTTACTACCTCACGCGAGAT
This genomic interval from Methanomicrobia archaeon contains the following:
- a CDS encoding class I SAM-dependent methyltransferase yields the protein MDKKLYYLPDYYDIAFSYDLSGEIQFFANCFGTYADFDVRRILEPACGSGRLLLPLARSGYHVLGYDISEGMVAYTRDKLERAGLSHVADVTQGDMRTMKCKHTFDAAINLLNTIGYLLSDRDILKHFKAMAYSLRKGGLYIVELSCAPEKPATKEKADDTWIAERDGVTVQTTWHTERYDGANKRKYNICKMQIKDGRNGKTFMFIEPHILRLWYFEDFKRLSRAGGFVLKAIYNQSYERIPLDSPICGELGNHYFILKKE
- a CDS encoding methyltransferase domain-containing protein → MDSKDTLVKEKASFRRGEKREPKTLGPVLNLEEHVRPDWWRRIFNSVYLKTDADLVDDQNTTGNEVDYFSDLLHLSPEDKILDLCCGQGRHSLELARRGFRNVEGLDRSHYLIQRAKAQAKKAGLSLKFREGDARRLPYPSDTFDSVMLLGNSFGYFETVQDDLRVLREIFRVLKPWGRFLIDVADGAYLREHFQPRSWEWIDKDLFVCRERSLALDGQRLISREVVTHVTKGVIVDQLYAERLYTRENLYELLKTAGFNEVAAHGEILSYSQRNQDLGMMEKRILVTALVRKEWTPVKKRKSVRQKNVAVILGDPNKPDCVKPCCIFDDDDLYTIDQLKGALRELNDFRFTYLYNHTTLIQDLVRKESKIDFVFNLCDEGYLNDAKKELHVPAILEMLGIPYTGSGPQCLAFCFDKSLVRGIAKEIAIPVPEAIFIKPEDSTFELQFDFPVLVKPNFGDSSFGITQRSVAYNPEELTNAISEIREKFGYDKPILVEEFLSGKDLSVGIIGNPPESYTVLPIIEEDYSSLPEGLPRICGYEAKWLPDSPYFKIHSIHAELPEAVERKLVEWCLKLFERLDCRDYARFDWRLDVQGNPKLLEVNPNPGWCWDGHLAKMAAITAMSYTGMLEAILKAAEARLHTHKEDKVAGNNSETPESGV
- a CDS encoding MFS transporter produces the protein MKKLYILCVALMPFMICSGMIYSVFSLYLFELGISRTQIGIIYMVSSLSGIVFSPVFGKLSDRVGRKPIILLAIASFSLVFFLYSLFRSLFCILTLEILGGAMWAAFSVVTPALVADMAKEKERGEYMGLYNQAWYLGWAIGPFLGGFLADSIGFQRSFIICSFILLIGLVLTLKFVREPNSAVVDAHPKRKNKDLEQWEATAGCNAFLKA
- a CDS encoding MarR family transcriptional regulator: MTEELTGNTKKVYEAMIKLGTQGEEKAKGMEDIVREAKIPKGTVANSITELTKKKLVKRKAGEKTARYYIVR
- a CDS encoding anion transporter produces the protein MIALLTLLIVFILIAIRKIGTIRLQIWQIMLLGAIIVLLTGQITPREALKAINPEVMLFLFGMFTVGQALEESGYLSQIAHALFGKAKSADQLVLAILFGFGMLSTLLMNDTMAIIGTPVILFLAKKHHLSPRPLLLALAFAITIGSVMSPIGNPQNLLIAVTIPNPFVTFFRYLAVPTLINLFLAFLVVKWFYRSDLSRISLPVNAPDAVKDHKLARLCQLSLFLLISLIIAKIGLVFVNAPVDFRLTYIALIAAVPVLTSEKRLRILRNMDWHTLIFFAAMFIVMQSVWETGFFQSIMLDLDITAIPVILLISVLLSQLISNVPLVALYLPLLLHAGASTEELMALAAGSTIAGNMLILGAASNVIIIQNAEKRGETLTFLEFARIGIPLTLLNVFIYLMPLL